Proteins from a genomic interval of Phocoena phocoena chromosome 20, mPhoPho1.1, whole genome shotgun sequence:
- the PMIS2 gene encoding transmembrane protein PMIS2, with the protein MPPKPAAGAPPTPGAPLAPGAPPDEAKPQGPVQTPEELAFHAPDYLCMTIIGILLFPPLGLPAGFFCHKTKEANKNSDWEEAYINSGRTGWLDVFAILIGLGIIYYYALFV; encoded by the exons ATGCCTCCGAAACCCGCTGCAGGCGCCCCACCCACTCCAGGGGCCCCACTGGCTCCAGGTGCCCCACCTGACGAAGCTAAGCCACAGGGGCCTGTCCAGACACCAGAAGAACTGGCATTTCATGCCCCAGATTACTTGTGTATGACCATCATAGGCATACTTCTTTTCCCTCCCCTGGGACTACCAGCAGGCTTCTTCTGTCACAAG ACCAAGGAGGCCAACAAGAACAGCGATTGGGAAGAGGCTTATATCAACTCAGGCCGAACTGGCTGGCTGGATGTATTTGCTATACTCATCGGTTTAGGCATCATTTATTACTATGCCCTATTTGTGTGA